Genomic DNA from Mesorhizobium sp. 131-2-1:
TAGCCTATCTGGTCGGACATGCCCGAGCGCAAAGACGCCGCAGCATACGGTGATATCGTAGCTAGCGCTCGAATAGTCCAGGAGGGGCATGTTAAGATCAACATTGCCGACTATGTTGCGGTATGTGCCGGTTTGCCGCGCCATTTCCGCCATCGTCTCGGACAGATCGAATCCGTCGATCAATCGGAAGCCGAGGTGGCCCAGCTGGATGCCAACAAGGCCGGTTCCGCACCCCGCATCTAGGACTGTCGTGGCGGCTCGCGTTCTCTCGATATATGACGCCTGAACGGCGCCTGCCAGTTCCGCCACGATCACATGGCCGCAGTATCGAGCGCGGTCAACATCCAACTCGTAGGAGTCGGCCCATTCATGATAGTAATCAGCCACGCGGTTAGCATCGCCGTCGAGCGCATATGAAGCCTTGATCCGATATTCTGCGCCTCGCTTGAGTGCGTTCTGACTGGGTAACATGTCCATGTATTTCCTGTGCGCCAAACGATGCAATCTGGCCACCATCAGCAGTGGCATCGACCGCCAACAAGCTCCGGCTGCCCATCAAGCGGGTCGCTCTGCCCTCTACGCCGGCCCGGTAAGGCTCTCACGACCCAGAATCCCACACCGATACGACGGAGGACAACACTCCAACCAGACAACCAGCTGTTCAGGCGCTTTACAAGTGTATATTTGTTAATTCTGTTGCCGGCTAGTTTTCATTAACATTAAGCTTTCATAAAACTTGCAAAATGCACACAGCATGGCATCAGCGTCATGTCGAGCCCGGTCATCGCAACGTCCACGTTCACAAGCGCCGACAGAGACCGAAGAACGACGACTTCACCCTTCACGGCTCCGGTGACAGGGTCGCTCAGCGCCCGTTGGCCTTCTACGATGCCGTCGCCCGCCTGATGGCGAAGGAGCAGCGTCCATGACGAACGCGCTCGATACTACGCCGTCCACGATCGATCGAATCCGCCACGACCTAGTCAGCCTGAAGATGCCGCGGGCGCTCGAAGCGCTCGATCATATCGTGCGCCGGCTGGAGCAAGGCGAGATCGCCGCCCTCGAAGCCATGGACATCCTCCTCTCGGATGAGTTGACCCTGCGCGAGAACAGCCGGATCAAGACGGCACTGCGCATGGGGCGCCTGGGCACGAACAAGACGCTCGCCGGCTTCGACTTCTCTTTCCAGCCCTCGCTCGACCGCGATCGAATCTTCACGCTTGCCCAACTCGGCTTCGTCGCCCGCTGCGAGGTCGTCCATCTTCTCGGGCCGACCGATCCCACGACATAATGCACACCTCGCTATGTTATTGAAAAAGCTGGATCTGCTGATCCTGTGATTGTGATAATGGACTGTGTCCGCTCCTGCCGGAATGGTGCTGGATATCGAGTTGCTCGATATCTTCATGACGGATGATCCAGGGCGTACCCTTGCAATACTGCTCGGCCTTCAGATCGCCGGCGCGGATCATGCGCAGCACGGTCATTGGCCGCAGCCCGAGCTTTGCAGCCGTTTCCTGCAATGTATACTCGCCGCGCTCCGACCGTTCGTCCTTTTTGTAGACGGCGATGTCGTGCTGGTTGCGGAAAGTGCAGACACGGGACTGCGTCCATCCGTTCTGACGACCCGTGGTTTTGCCGAGCCGGTTGAGAAGCGATGCGATCGCTCTATCCGGCAATTGGCGTGCCAGGGCACGGATCAGTTCCTCGATGTCCGGCGGGGCGCCCCAACGGTGATGGCCTGCCTTGTTCTTCCTGACCGAAAGCGCGGTATGGTCGCCGCCCTGCCAATGCACCAGCATTTTGATGTGGTCGTCTTCGATGGCGACGACAATCTCGCGGATCACGGCGCGGATGATCCGCTTGCGCGTGGTGGCGGTGGCGTTGGCATGATGCCATGCCAATTCGAGATCGCCGCCCATGCGCAGCAGGCTCCGCCGTTCCTCTTCTCCCAGAGCCTCAGGCTTGTGGCGGTCGAGCGCGTCAAGCTCGTCCTGACGCTCGCGGACGGCTACGAGCGCGGCATTCCAGCGTCGCTCTAGTTCGCCTGCTACAAGCCGGTTGTCCGGGTCGACGGCGTCATACTGGCGGCGTGCATGGGCGGCTTCATAACGTGCTTGCTCGAGTGCGAGCTCCACATGGCGCCGCTTCTCTCCAGCCTGCACGGTGGTGGTCTCGATGGCCTTGATCGCCGCTTCGATGCCGAGCGGTTGAAGGCGTTGAAGAACCTCCGCGCTGACCGCCTGATCGACCCGCAACGATCCGAAGCCAATGCACGGGTCGGTTCCGTGGTTGAGCTGCGCTCCGCGGCAATGATAGCGCCCCGTATTGCCGTTGCTGCCGGAATAAGAGACGTGCAGCTTGCGGCCGCAATGGCCGCAGCGCAAGAGACCGCCGAGCAGCAACTCGCCCCGGCGAAGAGCACCGCGCGGCACCAAGCCTTTGCTTGTGGCATTGTCCGTGATCAGGCGCTGATTCCTCTCAAAATCGTGCCAGCTCAGGTAACCTTCGTGATGGTCGATGAGCAAGACCTCCCAGTCGGCGCGATCGCGCCTGATCCCACGCAAAATCCGTTTGCGTCCGGCCTCTATGGTGACTTTGCTGCAGGTTCGCCCGAACGCATAGGCGCCGGCGTAGATCGGGTTGGTGAGAATGTGGTGCACAGTATTGTAGACGGGCAGCTTCCAGACGATCGCCCTGTCCGCCGCGCGCGTGTAATTTACGGCAGGGAGCATAATGCCCTCGCTGCGCAGCCACAGATGCACCTGCCGGATGCTCTGCAGTTCGTCGAAACGCCGGAATACAAGATCGATCGCCTCGCGGATCCGCAGGTCCGGGTCTTTCTCGATCCGGTTCCGGCCCGACTTGACGTAACCGATCGCCACCGTCAGGAAAAGTTCGCCCCGGCGTGCCTTCTGCTTCAGGGCTTCGATCGAGCGGGCCCGCAGGATCGAAAGCTCCAGTTCGCTCATCGTGCCCTTCATGCCGAGCAGCAACCTGTCGTTGGGATGACGCGGTTCGTAGATGCCGTCCTCATCTATGATGAGCGTTCCGACAAGGCCACAAAACTCGATGAGCGTATGCCAGTCCCGGCCATTGCGGGCCAGCCGGGAGGCTTCAATGGCGAGGACCGCACCAACCCGACCTTCGCAGATAGCCGCCAGAAGCTTCTCAAAGCCCGGACGGCTGATGCCAGACCCTGAACGACCGAGATCTTCATCGATGACGATGGCTTCTTTCCAGCCAAGGGACCGCGCTCGCTCGGCAAGGCCATATTGGCGTCGCCGGCTCTCTGGATTGTTGACGAGTTGATCGGCCGTCGACTGCCGGACATAGACATAGGCGCCGCGCGCGAGATGTTCAGCGGTGATCTTCATGATCTGCCTCCCGTTCCGTCTGGCTCACCACCGCTTCCCTCAGCAAGGTCTCGATCAGCGGGAGGGTGCGTTCCCGGACTTCGCCTGGAAGACTCGATGGCGGAGCCTTCGTGGAAAACAGGTCTGGCTGGTCGGTTCGGCATTGCCTGCGCTGCATGGTCGTCTCCTGGCTGGCGTGAGTCGCTCTGCAGAAAACGTAGACCTGCATCCAGCTCGCTGCGCAGGTCGCGCAGGCATGAAAGGGGAAAACGGGGCGCCTCGCGAACCGCCATCGTCAGGGCGATCTCTTCCGTCATCCAGATCGGAATCAGCGCCAGGCTGCCATCCGGTTGTCGCCCGACATAGGCCGGCTCACCGCAATAACGCTGACGGCCTGTGACAAAAATCTCCCCGCCCGAACGCGGATGAAAGGCGTAACGGACAATCTTCTTTGCCTCGCCATCCTGATAACGGGCATTATGAGCCCAGTCCGACCGGCACAGGCAAGAGCCATCTGGCCATCGCCCTTGCCATCGAAGCCGTGAAGGCCGGAAAGAGCGTCTATTTCTGCACGCTCGCCGAACTCATCGCCTCGCTCGCCAAGACCGTGCGCGAGGGGCAGTTGCGCGAGCGTATCCGCTAGTTCGCAGAAGTCACCGTGCCGACTGCAGATCACTTTTCAATCCGCAACGAATGATCAGACTAGTACACGCGGCTCGCACTTAACCCGGTCCAGAGCGATCATGCTGCGGCACTTCCTAACATTCGGGTTCGCCAGCAGTTTCTCTTTAATAAAAGTATCGAATGCCTCGACGTTCTCGACTATGACCACGAGGACAAAATCCGCCTCCCCAGTCACCATGTAGCATTGCGTGAGTTCCTTTGCCTGAGTCATCGCCCTCCGGAAGTAGGCCATCAGGTCCAGACGCTCGCGGTCCAGCTCAACACAGATTACTACGTACAGGCCTTTTCCCAGGCCTTTGGGTCTATGAGGGAGATGTCGGAGATTATGACGCCCTCCTCCCGCAAACGGTTGACACGGCGCATGCACGAGGCGGCCGAAGATCCTACGACCTCCGCGAACTCCGTTCTTCTGGAGCGCTGCTAGGATTCTTGGATTCTTCGGTCGAGGTCATCCATATGTAAAGCCTTTGACTGGGATGCACCACTGCCGCCCCTGATACCCCACCCCGATCTCGTCATATTTGGATACTCGCGACGCGTCGCTGCTGCTGGACTACGCTGCAGCCCATATATGCAGATTACAATCCGGCTCAGAGACGGCGCGAGAAGGATTACGACTTGTTTGGATCACACGTTCCAAACTTGATCGGTCATCGATGATACGTTTCGCCTGCCCGGCATGGCGCACTCACGCCAAAGCAAGTTTTTCCTGGTAGCGCTTCCAGAGTCCTGCCAGCGCCCGCTCTAGCCGATCGACGATCTCGTCACAATCCGCCGAAGTCACCGTCAAAGGCGGCGCAACAATGAACCAATCGCCGAATTTTCCACCTGACGTCCTGCGGGAATAGACTATGAGACCTTCCTTCAGCGCCTCGGTCCGCGCGACTTCCGTTATGTTGAAGTCGTGAGGGAACTGTTGCTTCGAACCCTTGTCGACTACAAGTTCGACAGCATAGAGGAGTCCTTGTCCGCGTACTTCCCCGACGGCGTTCGAGCTTGCCAGGCGGGTCTTAAGACTCTTGCCAAGATACACGCCGGTCTGAGCGGCATTATCGATGAGCTTGTAGTTCTCATACTCCTCCAGCACGGCAAGGGCGGCGGCACAGGAGATGGGGTTCGCTCCGTAGGTGTGGGAGAAGTTAAATCCCGTCAGCTTCGCAAGCTCGTCTACCGGAGCGGCAGGCAACAGGACGGCTCCGAGAGGACTGTAACCCGCTGAAAGTCCTTTTGCCATTACCACCACGTCCGGTGTGACATCAAAATGATGACT
This window encodes:
- a CDS encoding Lrp/AsnC ligand binding domain-containing protein; the encoded protein is MAYFRRAMTQAKELTQCYMVTGEADFVLVVIVENVEAFDTFIKEKLLANPNVRKCRSMIALDRVKCEPRVLV
- a CDS encoding class I SAM-dependent DNA methyltransferase; the encoded protein is MPLLMVARLHRLAHRKYMDMLPSQNALKRGAEYRIKASYALDGDANRVADYYHEWADSYELDVDRARYCGHVIVAELAGAVQASYIERTRAATTVLDAGCGTGLVGIQLGHLGFRLIDGFDLSETMAEMARQTGTYRNIVGNVDLNMPLLDYSSASYDITVCCGVFALGHVRPDRLRELARVTRPNGFVVVSACTNYARETLFQDEVLHLQNAGVVAPAQCLSDGRYLEGEDAHYWVLRVPDQPLRQQIRRICSVQQPD
- a CDS encoding recombinase family protein; the encoded protein is MKITAEHLARGAYVYVRQSTADQLVNNPESRRRQYGLAERARSLGWKEAIVIDEDLGRSGSGISRPGFEKLLAAICEGRVGAVLAIEASRLARNGRDWHTLIEFCGLVGTLIIDEDGIYEPRHPNDRLLLGMKGTMSELELSILRARSIEALKQKARRGELFLTVAIGYVKSGRNRIEKDPDLRIREAIDLVFRRFDELQSIRQVHLWLRSEGIMLPAVNYTRAADRAIVWKLPVYNTVHHILTNPIYAGAYAFGRTCSKVTIEAGRKRILRGIRRDRADWEVLLIDHHEGYLSWHDFERNQRLITDNATSKGLVPRGALRRGELLLGGLLRCGHCGRKLHVSYSGSNGNTGRYHCRGAQLNHGTDPCIGFGSLRVDQAVSAEVLQRLQPLGIEAAIKAIETTTVQAGEKRRHVELALEQARYEAAHARRQYDAVDPDNRLVAGELERRWNAALVAVRERQDELDALDRHKPEALGEEERRSLLRMGGDLELAWHHANATATTRKRIIRAVIREIVVAIEDDHIKMLVHWQGGDHTALSVRKNKAGHHRWGAPPDIEELIRALARQLPDRAIASLLNRLGKTTGRQNGWTQSRVCTFRNQHDIAVYKKDERSERGEYTLQETAAKLGLRPMTVLRMIRAGDLKAEQYCKGTPWIIRHEDIEQLDIQHHSGRSGHSPLSQSQDQQIQLFQ